From Apium graveolens cultivar Ventura chromosome 9, ASM990537v1, whole genome shotgun sequence, the proteins below share one genomic window:
- the LOC141686044 gene encoding uncharacterized protein LOC141686044, whose product MTLEFGDPDLEGLKFPQYDPLVITPIIGNCPVMRVLADKGASVDILFHDTFIRMGYNDSQLTPSDAPIYGFNHLECKVKGEIKLPVTTGEEPREATQILNFQVVKAASTYNVFMGRTRINAFKDVPSTYHIVLKFPTRNDVGEARGDQKMAPTDMPGIDPNHITHRLNVDPTRKAVKQKRRTYAPDRLEAIKQEVEKLLEAGFIDEV is encoded by the exons ATGACGCTTGAATTTGGTGACCCAGACCTTGAAGGTCTAAAATTTCCTCAGTATGATCCTCTAGTTATCACTCCAATAATTGGAAATTGTCCTGTTATGAGGGTCCTAGCGGACAAAGGAGCTTCCGTAGACATTCTATTCCATGACACATTCATAAGGATGGGCtacaatgattctcaactaactcCCTCCGACGCACCCATCTACGGGTTTAACCATTTGGAATGCAAAGTCAAAGGAGAAATAAAACTTCCCGTAACTACCGGGGAAGAGCCGAGGGAGGCCACGCAGATTTTGAACTTTCAGGTTGTCAAGGCAGCCTCTACTTATAATGTTTTCATGGGTAGAACAAGGATCAATGCTTTTAAGGATGTGCCCTCAACCTACCACATTGTACTGAAGTTCCCAACTAGGAATGATGTTGGAGAAGCGAGAGGAGATCAGAAAATGGCCC CAACTGATATGCCTGGGATTGACCCAAACCATATAACTCACAGGTTGAACGTTGATCCAACTCGGAAGGCTGTAAAGCAAAAGAGgagaacttatgcccctgatAGGCTGGAAGCCATTAAGCAGGAGGTCGAGAAGCTTTTAGAAGCTGGATTTATTGACGAAGTATAA